In Armatimonadota bacterium, the following are encoded in one genomic region:
- a CDS encoding dipicolinate synthase subunit DpsA, whose amino-acid sequence MSGELAGWVVAVLGGDRRMLEHMRQARAAGATVQHYGAAPGAEEAAGAPEAPSLAAAVRGARLISCPIPGLGTDHSLYAPFAREKLFLTTEVLRGAAPGALMFMGRVSPQIAAWAEGTPVTPIGYGDDDPLAIMHAVPTAEGALKEAITHTEETILGLPTLCIGMGRVGMSVARAFRALEAQVTLAARNPSQLARAWAMGLATVHLRELPQVIERFPLIVSSASGLVLTGDLLARTRPDVVIIDLCSPPGSVDFAAAADLGRKVIWARGQAGTAPRTSGYNEWQVIMRLLRERVPDLRRS is encoded by the coding sequence ATGAGCGGGGAGCTGGCCGGCTGGGTCGTGGCCGTCCTGGGCGGCGACCGCCGGATGCTCGAGCACATGCGCCAGGCCCGCGCCGCCGGGGCCACCGTCCAGCACTACGGGGCGGCCCCCGGCGCGGAGGAGGCGGCCGGCGCGCCGGAGGCGCCGTCGCTGGCCGCGGCGGTGCGCGGGGCGCGCCTCATCTCCTGCCCCATCCCCGGGCTCGGGACCGACCACAGCCTCTACGCGCCCTTCGCCCGCGAGAAGCTCTTCCTCACCACCGAGGTCCTGCGCGGCGCGGCGCCGGGGGCGCTGATGTTCATGGGGCGGGTGAGCCCGCAGATCGCCGCCTGGGCGGAAGGCACCCCGGTCACCCCCATCGGATACGGGGACGACGACCCGCTCGCCATCATGCACGCGGTACCCACGGCCGAAGGGGCGCTCAAGGAGGCCATCACCCACACCGAGGAGACGATCCTCGGCCTGCCCACGCTGTGCATCGGCATGGGCCGCGTGGGGATGAGCGTGGCCCGGGCTTTCCGCGCGCTGGAGGCCCAGGTCACGCTGGCCGCGCGCAACCCCTCGCAGCTCGCCCGGGCCTGGGCCATGGGCCTGGCGACGGTGCACCTGCGGGAGCTGCCGCAGGTCATCGAGCGCTTTCCGCTGATCGTCAGCTCCGCCTCGGGGCTCGTCCTGACGGGCGACCTGCTGGCCCGGACCCGACCCGACGTCGTGATCATCGACCTCTGCTCCCCGCCGGGGAGCGTGGACTTCGCCGCCGCCGCCGACCTGGGCCGCAAGGTGATCTGGGCGCGCGGGCAGGCCGGCACCGCCCCCCGGACCTCCGGCTACAACGAGTGGCAGGTGATCATGCGCCTGCTGCGCGAGCGCGTCCCGGACCTGCGCCGGAGCTGA
- a CDS encoding SDR family oxidoreductase — MDRRATEPALEGKVALVTASTDGLGFACALRLAEAGCAVAVCGRREDRVEAARAAIAERSGKAVVGVAADLRHADDIDRLFRRTLQALERLDILVVNSGHVPYGGLESHPDETWQEAFELLLLSAVRLARLAVPVMRSQGGGDIVFLTSSVVKEPKPHLLLSSVMRTGVAALAKTLSRALAPDNIRVNTVAPGYFDTGRIRARLEELRTTQALGSEEALRRVAGEIPQGRPGDPRELAELVAFLVSRRTAFLTGATIVVDGGASRALL, encoded by the coding sequence ATGGACCGGCGCGCCACCGAGCCTGCCCTGGAGGGCAAGGTCGCCCTGGTCACAGCGTCCACCGACGGGCTCGGCTTTGCCTGCGCGCTGCGGCTGGCCGAGGCCGGGTGCGCCGTCGCCGTCTGCGGTCGCCGCGAGGACCGGGTTGAGGCGGCCCGGGCGGCCATTGCGGAACGGAGCGGGAAAGCCGTAGTGGGGGTCGCCGCCGACCTGCGGCATGCAGACGACATCGACCGCCTCTTCCGGCGGACCCTCCAGGCACTGGAGCGGCTGGACATTCTCGTGGTGAACAGCGGCCATGTCCCATACGGGGGGCTGGAGTCGCACCCCGACGAGACGTGGCAGGAGGCCTTCGAGCTGCTGCTGCTGAGCGCGGTGCGGCTGGCCCGGCTGGCCGTGCCCGTGATGCGATCACAAGGCGGCGGCGACATCGTGTTCCTCACGTCGTCCGTGGTGAAGGAGCCGAAGCCTCACCTGTTACTTTCTAGCGTGATGCGGACCGGGGTCGCGGCTCTGGCCAAGACCCTCTCCCGTGCGCTCGCCCCCGATAACATCCGCGTGAACACGGTGGCTCCGGGCTACTTTGACACGGGCCGGATCCGTGCCCGCCTCGAGGAGTTGCGCACGACGCAGGCGCTCGGGTCGGAGGAGGCGCTGCGGCGGGTCGCCGGCGAGATCCCTCAGGGGCGGCCGGGGGACCCGCGCGAGCTGGCCGAGCTGGTGGCCTTTCTGGTGAGCCGGCGGACCGCCTTCCTGACGGGGGCCACGATCGTTGTGGACGGCGGCGCCAGTCGCGCCCTGCTTTGA
- a CDS encoding ABC transporter ATP-binding protein, translating into MATLPQPRAEAAPVAAPAVLAARGVYKIFVSGRPRRAITALRDISLEVRAGEFLALIGPSGCGKSTLLNMFAGLVTPTDGAVLHDGRPVRGVNTRVGYVTQDDNLLPWRTALANVEIALELKGVPPAERRARALAGLARVGLRGFEHHYPHELSGGMRKRVSIVRTIVDETVNVVLMDEPFGPLDAQTRLVLQDELLQLWQGSGRTVVFVTHDLVEAIALADRIAIFTRAPGTIKAVRPVPIPRPRDVFHIHEAPGFAPVYDAIWEDLREEITGRRPGDGDG; encoded by the coding sequence GTGGCGACGCTTCCCCAGCCTCGAGCGGAGGCGGCGCCGGTGGCCGCGCCGGCCGTCCTGGCGGCGCGCGGGGTCTACAAGATCTTCGTCTCCGGCCGGCCCCGGCGGGCCATCACGGCCCTGCGCGACATCAGCCTGGAGGTCCGGGCGGGGGAGTTCCTGGCCCTCATCGGCCCGTCGGGGTGCGGCAAGTCCACCCTGCTCAACATGTTCGCCGGGCTGGTGACCCCCACCGACGGGGCCGTCCTGCACGACGGCCGCCCCGTCCGCGGGGTGAACACCCGGGTAGGGTACGTCACCCAGGACGACAACCTCCTCCCCTGGCGCACGGCCCTGGCCAACGTGGAGATCGCCCTCGAGCTCAAGGGGGTGCCGCCGGCGGAGCGGCGCGCCCGCGCCCTGGCCGGGCTGGCGCGCGTCGGCCTGCGCGGCTTCGAGCACCACTACCCCCACGAGCTGTCGGGGGGGATGCGCAAGCGGGTCTCCATCGTGCGGACCATCGTCGACGAGACCGTGAACGTCGTGCTGATGGACGAGCCCTTCGGCCCGCTGGACGCGCAGACGCGCCTGGTGCTGCAGGACGAGCTGCTGCAGCTCTGGCAGGGCAGCGGGCGCACGGTCGTCTTCGTCACCCACGACCTCGTCGAGGCCATCGCGCTCGCCGACCGGATCGCCATCTTCACGCGCGCCCCGGGGACGATCAAGGCCGTCCGCCCGGTCCCGATCCCGCGTCCGCGCGACGTCTTCCACATTCACGAGGCTCCCGGGTTCGCGCCGGTCTACGACGCTATCTGGGAGGACCTGCGGGAGGAGATCACGGGGCGGCGGCCGGGAGATGGAGATGGCTGA
- a CDS encoding Xaa-Pro peptidase family protein, which produces MDPRHPPAVPLAEYRNRVEALRARLAAVGVETLLVFTPENVCYLTGYETIGYASFQALVVRPEALLLFVREMERTVAETTTWLDDFATYADTEDPATALLALLDRRGWRHGRVAVELATWFATPALVDRLRAGLDEPVDGSGLVEEGRRVKSPAEVSLIRQACRITEAGMAAALEAVRPGVTEQAVAKAAYGAMMDAGSDFLVGDPIVTSGWRSGVAHTTFGGRTLEPGDTVLLELGGCRRRYFGPLMRSAALPPVRPEVRRMARALRQALEAAIAAIRPGATCGDVDRACRDVLADAGYADLFRKRTGYSVGVAFAPDWGEGHILSLRPDDPTPLEPGMVFHIPPALRVPGEFGLGCSETVLVTAEGAEVLTAFPRDPYVP; this is translated from the coding sequence GTGGACCCCCGCCACCCCCCGGCGGTGCCGCTGGCCGAGTACCGCAACCGCGTGGAGGCGCTGCGGGCGCGGCTGGCCGCGGTGGGGGTGGAGACGTTGCTGGTCTTCACCCCGGAGAACGTCTGCTACCTCACCGGCTACGAGACCATCGGCTACGCCTCGTTCCAGGCGCTGGTGGTGCGGCCCGAGGCCCTCCTCCTGTTCGTGCGTGAGATGGAGCGCACGGTGGCGGAGACGACCACCTGGCTCGACGACTTCGCCACCTACGCCGACACCGAGGACCCGGCGACCGCCCTCCTGGCCCTGCTCGACCGCCGGGGTTGGCGGCACGGCCGGGTGGCCGTCGAGCTGGCCACCTGGTTCGCGACCCCCGCGCTCGTGGACCGGCTGCGCGCCGGCCTGGACGAGCCGGTGGACGGGAGCGGGCTGGTGGAGGAGGGGCGCCGCGTCAAGTCACCGGCGGAGGTGAGCTTGATCCGCCAGGCGTGCCGCATCACCGAGGCCGGCATGGCGGCGGCCCTGGAGGCGGTGCGGCCCGGCGTCACGGAGCAGGCGGTGGCGAAGGCCGCCTACGGAGCGATGATGGACGCCGGCAGCGACTTCCTCGTGGGCGACCCCATCGTCACCTCGGGGTGGCGCTCGGGCGTGGCCCACACCACCTTCGGCGGGCGCACCCTGGAGCCGGGAGACACCGTGCTCCTCGAACTGGGCGGGTGCCGGCGGCGGTACTTCGGCCCCCTCATGCGCAGCGCCGCCCTCCCGCCGGTGCGCCCGGAGGTCCGCCGGATGGCCCGCGCCCTCCGGCAGGCGCTGGAGGCGGCGATCGCCGCGATCCGTCCGGGCGCGACCTGCGGGGACGTGGACCGGGCCTGTCGGGACGTGCTCGCCGACGCCGGCTACGCCGACCTCTTCCGCAAGCGCACGGGCTACTCCGTAGGCGTGGCCTTCGCGCCCGACTGGGGGGAGGGGCACATCCTCTCCCTGCGCCCTGACGACCCCACCCCCCTGGAGCCCGGCATGGTCTTCCACATCCCTCCGGCGCTGCGCGTCCCGGGGGAGTTCGGGCTGGGGTGCAGCGAGACCGTGCTCGTGACCGCCGAGGGGGCGGAGGTCCTCACCGCCTTCCCCCGGGACCCCTACGTCCCGTGA
- a CDS encoding ABC transporter permease: MAEGVLRPGWEGAVPREEALARQEVYRAARGEQRETLLVLLWQAGLLAALLLGWGLASGRVLDRLFLSDPLAVGRAFWRVLLDGTLWFHLRFTLLETLLGYVGGAVAGLVAAGLVVLVPGLEPLLRPFVVVAYAVPKVALAPLMILWFGIGVLPKVLLAGTFVAFLLFLNTLAGAGGVSPDLVAVVRVMGASRLAVLRRVVLPGATPFVLAALRLAIPAALIGAIVGEFISSNRGVGYLINAASSRYRTAEVFAGIVGLLLVVLAMNAAVSAVERRALRWVPRGRDPLGVR; this comes from the coding sequence ATGGCTGAGGGCGTCCTGCGCCCGGGGTGGGAGGGGGCCGTGCCCCGCGAGGAGGCGCTCGCCCGGCAGGAGGTGTACCGGGCCGCGCGCGGGGAGCAGCGAGAGACGCTCCTCGTCCTCCTCTGGCAGGCCGGCCTGCTCGCGGCGCTGCTGCTGGGGTGGGGGCTGGCCTCGGGACGCGTCCTGGACCGCCTCTTCCTCAGCGACCCCCTGGCCGTGGGGAGGGCCTTCTGGCGGGTGCTCCTGGACGGCACGCTGTGGTTCCACCTCCGGTTCACCCTCCTCGAGACGCTCCTCGGCTACGTGGGCGGGGCCGTCGCGGGCCTGGTGGCAGCCGGCCTGGTCGTACTGGTCCCGGGACTGGAGCCTCTCCTCCGCCCCTTCGTGGTCGTGGCCTACGCGGTGCCGAAGGTGGCCCTGGCGCCGCTGATGATCCTCTGGTTCGGCATCGGCGTCCTGCCGAAGGTCCTGCTGGCCGGGACCTTCGTCGCCTTCCTGCTCTTCCTCAACACGCTGGCGGGGGCTGGAGGGGTCAGCCCCGACCTGGTGGCCGTGGTGCGGGTGATGGGGGCGTCGCGGCTCGCCGTCCTCCGCCGGGTCGTCCTGCCGGGCGCGACCCCGTTCGTGCTGGCGGCGCTGCGATTGGCCATCCCCGCCGCGCTCATCGGCGCTATCGTCGGGGAGTTCATCAGCAGCAACCGCGGCGTGGGCTACCTGATCAACGCGGCGAGCTCGCGCTACCGCACGGCCGAGGTCTTCGCCGGCATCGTCGGGCTCCTGCTGGTGGTCCTGGCCATGAACGCGGCGGTCTCGGCGGTGGAGCGCCGCGCCCTGCGCTGGGTGCCGCGCGGCCGGGACCCGCTGGGGGTGCGGTGA
- a CDS encoding cysteine hydrolase, translating into MAILTALAEVLAPQRCALLVVDVQRDFVHPAGWSARRDPQAAALRDVVPVINALVRGARRAAVPVVYVTMEHGPEVDAPNYQARYARRGMTDEILCARGSWGAALDDTLLPPEPGDLRVVRHTYDAFARTSLHDLLQARGVETVVGTGVVTDLCVRTTLEHAFALGYYVVAVEDATAAVPPEAARAALDHLARFVGEVVPAATVLGVWSREA; encoded by the coding sequence ATGGCGATCCTCACTGCGCTGGCGGAGGTGCTGGCGCCGCAGCGCTGCGCCCTCCTCGTCGTCGACGTCCAGCGCGACTTCGTCCACCCGGCAGGGTGGAGCGCGCGGCGCGACCCGCAGGCGGCGGCCCTCCGCGACGTCGTGCCGGTCATCAATGCCCTGGTGCGGGGCGCCCGGCGCGCCGCGGTCCCCGTGGTCTACGTGACCATGGAGCACGGCCCGGAGGTGGACGCGCCCAACTACCAGGCCCGCTACGCCCGGCGAGGCATGACCGACGAGATCCTCTGCGCCCGGGGGAGCTGGGGCGCCGCCCTGGACGACACCCTGCTGCCCCCCGAGCCGGGAGACCTGCGCGTGGTCCGCCACACCTACGACGCCTTCGCCCGCACGTCCCTCCACGACCTCCTGCAGGCGCGCGGGGTGGAGACCGTGGTGGGGACCGGCGTGGTGACCGACCTGTGCGTCCGCACGACGCTCGAGCACGCCTTTGCCCTCGGGTACTACGTCGTGGCGGTGGAGGACGCCACCGCCGCCGTGCCTCCCGAGGCCGCCCGGGCGGCGCTCGATCACCTGGCCCGGTTCGTCGGCGAGGTCGTCCCCGCCGCGACCGTGCTGGGGGTGTGGAGCCGGGAGGCCTAG